The genomic stretch TCTGGCACCAGCGTGAGGAAGGGGACGTCCGGCTCGAAGGGGACGTCCACGCGCTCGCGGCGCCAGCCGGCCATGTCCGGAACGAGCATGTCGTGACCGAGGTGCAGCTCGGGCGCGCGCAGGAAGCACCAGCGGCCACTGCCGCCACGACGCTTGTCGAGCTGCTCCCCCAGCTCCACGCCCAGCATGAAGGCCGCGCGCGTCTGCGCGGCAGTGGGACGAGGCGAGGCGACCAGCTCCTCGTCCAGAATCTCCCCCACCCAGCCCGAGGGCAGGGCCGAGAGCATCGAATGGTTCGCCAGGGGGATGATGCCTTCAATCACAGCGCCTCCGAGAATCACCGGTTGAGGCGGGCATTCTAGGGGGCCGTCTGACACGTCCTCCGCTCGACGGAAGGCGTCATTTCCCGATGCAGAAACGCTGGAAGATTGCGTCCAGCAGGGCCTCCGAAACCACGGTACCGGACACTTCGCCGAGCGCCTCCAGCGCGAGTCCCACTTCACCAGAGACGACTTCCAGGGTGGACACGCGCGAGGCACTCACCGCGCGGCCCAGCGCCTCGGACGCGCGACGCAGGGCATCGGCGTGACGCTCGGAGACGAGCGCCACCGCGGAGGGCGTGCCACCGCCCCACAGTCGCCCGAGCATGTCGGAACGAAGCGCGTCCACACCTTCACCGGTGAGGCCACTCACGCGCTGGCGCGGTGAGCTTGGCGCTTCCGTCACGTCGCACTTGCCGTCCACCACCAGCACGGGCGTGCCACCCGCGTCACGCGTCCACGCGTCGGCGTCCGCTTGCGTGACACCCGGCGGCAGCACGAGCACGGCCAGGTCCACGCCGGAGAGCAGCTCACGCGTGCGGGCAATGCCCAGCGCCTCGACGCGCCCCGGCGTCTCCCGCAGTCCCGCCGTGTCGAAGAGCGTCACCGCCAGCCCGTCCCATTCGACACGGGCCTCTAGCGCATCGCGCGTGGTGCCCGGCTCGTCATCCACCAGCGCGCGGGACTCGCCCACCAGCCGGTTGAACAGCGTGGACTTGCCCGCGTTGACGGGACCGAACAGCGCCACACGCGCGCCCCGGCGCACCAACCGGCCCCGCCCGGCCTCGGACAACAGCGTCTCCGCCTGAGCGCGCAGCGCGGTGACGCGCTCACCCACGTCCTCATCCGCGCCCTCTGCTTCATCGGGGAAGCTGAGCACGCCCTCCATGTCCGCATGCAGCGCGCGCAGCGGATCCTCCAGCGCCTGCACACGCGAGGCGAGCACACCGGAGAGTCCCGCGGCAGCAGCACGCACCGCGGCCTCCGAGTCCGCCGCCACCAGGTCCGCCACCGCCTCCGCGCGCGTGAGGTCCAACCGCCCGTTGAGGAACGCGCGACGCGTGAACTCACCCGGCGCGGCGTGGCGCACACGCGCGTCCTCCAGCGCCCGAGCCAGCAGCAACCGCAAGAGCCGCGGACTGCCGTGCGCCTGCAGCTCCACCACGTCCTCGCCCGTGAAGGACTGAGGCCCACGGAAGTAGAGGAAGAGGCCCTCATCGAGCGAGCGGCCCTCCGCGTCCACGAAGGACGCGAGGTACGCATGGCGCGGCGTGGGCTGCGCGGGCACACCCGGGGCCAGCAGCCGGCCCACATCCAGGGCCTCGGGGCCCGACAGCCGGAGGATGCCCACGGCGCCCGCGGCAGGTGCGGTGGCCAGGGCGGCGATGGTCATGGAAGAAGACGTCATACGCGGCCGGTGGAGCGCATCCACCCTGAACAGCGCGGGCCCCGCTGATTCAGCGGGCGCCCATGGGAGGCGTGGAGCCGCGGGCGGCCTTCTCCACGGCCTCACGGTTCTCCTCGATGTACCGCTCCACCGCCTCGTCCTCGAGCTCCAAATCTCGCAGGACGCCCGGGTAGACGAAACGGAACGCGGGGGACTCCTCGTCCCCGCGAAGGCGGAAGCTCATCTTGAGCACCGCCGCGCCGTACAGCTTGTCCTTGAGAGCTTTCGCCTTGCCCATCCCTCGTCTCGCTTCGGGAGCCTCGGCGCGCGCGGCGCGCCCAGCGGCTCACGCGTCGAAGTCGTCCTCATCGTCCGGCAGCATGCTCCGCTTGGGAAGCGGGGCGGGCTTGTCCGGAGTGAACACCACGCGGCGGTTTCGGCCCTCGCCTTCCGCCGCCACCTTCACGCCACCCACTCCTTCTACTGACGTGAGGACGCGCGCGCGGTCTTCAAGCTTCATGGCGGCAATCGCGTAGAAGCGGCCCAGGCTGCCCGACTTCTCCGCGAGCTGTCTGACGGCCGCCATCAGCGCGGCATCCTCTTCCACCGCCACCGAGCGCTCATCCCCCTCGCCCTTGCTGGCGGGAGCAGCCTTGGCGGCGGACGCCTGCGCACCTCGCTGGCCTCCCTTCGCCGGAGCAGGCGCTGGCGCCTGGGCCGCCGCGGCACGGGGCGCGGCGGGGGAGGGGGCGGGCGCGGCCGGAGCCGCGGCTTGAGCCGCCGCGGCCTGGGGCTCACGGCGCTGCCGGGGCTCCGGATGCACACCCGCACCCAGCATCACCCAGCGCCGGTCAGCGCCAGGGCGATGCAGCATCTTGTTCAACAGGAACTGGAGCGAGTCCACCACCTGACTGCGCCGTCCCACCTCCACGCCAGGAGGCGGTGCGGGCTCGAAGTGGAGCGCCACCGACAGGCTGCCGTCGGCGGCGTCCTTCATGTCCAGCCGCGCCGGGAAGCCCATCAGCCCGAGGATGTCGCCGAGGAGCTTCTCCACACGGCCCCGGAACTCTCCGGACGAATCGCCGGAGGCCGGGGTGGACGGCGTCTGCTGGGGAACCTGCTCGCTCACTTGCGCCTGCCTCCCGCACCGGCCACCGCCGGCGTCCCACCGCCCGTCTGGGGCTTGTTCCGGTCCAGCCACTTCCGCAGGCCGTACTGC from Myxococcus xanthus encodes the following:
- a CDS encoding Uma2 family endonuclease — translated: MIEGIIPLANHSMLSALPSGWVGEILDEELVASPRPTAAQTRAAFMLGVELGEQLDKRRGGSGRWCFLRAPELHLGHDMLVPDMAGWRRERVDVPFEPDVPFLTLVPDWVCEVLTPSTAALDRARKLPLYARAGVSHVWLVDPAARTLEVYQRVKRGWLLTGSYEDDSLVRADPFPSSTLELGSLWLPEGSEKPSLLAAVP
- the mnmE gene encoding tRNA uridine-5-carboxymethylaminomethyl(34) synthesis GTPase MnmE, coding for MTSSSMTIAALATAPAAGAVGILRLSGPEALDVGRLLAPGVPAQPTPRHAYLASFVDAEGRSLDEGLFLYFRGPQSFTGEDVVELQAHGSPRLLRLLLARALEDARVRHAAPGEFTRRAFLNGRLDLTRAEAVADLVAADSEAAVRAAAAGLSGVLASRVQALEDPLRALHADMEGVLSFPDEAEGADEDVGERVTALRAQAETLLSEAGRGRLVRRGARVALFGPVNAGKSTLFNRLVGESRALVDDEPGTTRDALEARVEWDGLAVTLFDTAGLRETPGRVEALGIARTRELLSGVDLAVLVLPPGVTQADADAWTRDAGGTPVLVVDGKCDVTEAPSSPRQRVSGLTGEGVDALRSDMLGRLWGGGTPSAVALVSERHADALRRASEALGRAVSASRVSTLEVVSGEVGLALEALGEVSGTVVSEALLDAIFQRFCIGK